ATCTACAGTAGCATTCTTTTTTGAAGACTACTTTAAAATTTCACAGAAATTTTCAAACAATGCTTTATATTAACTTTCCCATTATTATCTAGTATTTGTTCTGTATTATGTTTCCATGTCTCCATAACCAGTTTTCTTTTCCCAAAACTTTATTTGCAACATTGCCAAATTTAAATTGGCCTCGTGCTGCTGTCGCTGCCACTCGTGAGCTTCCCGCTGCTGCTGATACTTTTCTTGTAGAGTTTTACGCTCTAATCTTAAATTTTCTATTGAAAGTTGGGCTTGTTGCATTTGCATTTGAGCAAGAAGAATATCCTCATCACATAACTGGTCCATTTTTTGTTTTCTTGTTCGTCTTGATGGGCCAATGTTTGGAGTTAAATCAGAGTTTGGCTTCTCATAATAAGATGTTTGCTCACAATTCTGAGAAGTATCTGATGCAGAAGATTGCCCAGTCTGAAAACCATCCATTCTGACAGCAGAGTTTGTCGAGGTTTCTGGCATCAAACAATCTGGAACCATGTCCTGGGGATTCACCACAACATTTTTTACATCATCGTCTGAAATAACAGCAAGAAACATCAGCACATATTTCAAGTactttatatataaaattgagCATGTAAGTAGCATTCTAGTTGAAATTTGCAATGGATTATAAGTAGGATCTTTAAGGTTTAAGGCAACAGTTGTGATGAACATCACAAAAATAAACTTCATGATGAGAGATTCTCACAATAGAGAAAGTATTGTCGAATCTCACACTTGAAGAAAGTAGTAATGGGACGATACTGCACTAAAATTTCTAACGATTCAGAAACCAATTCCTCTAAAGTCTTGATTCTGATACAATTATAGATTCCAATTCTTTTCAAAAATATGGTTGGATAATTATTTTTCTAAAAATAGTTCTTTTAGTTTGAAAAAATTAATGATTTACATTATGAGTATTATGAGCATGGTATAAGTATTAATAACAAAATAGATTGATTTAATAATAGAAAACAATTGATAAATCCAGCTTAACCTTCTGGAAGAAACCTGGAAAGTGAAAATATTCCATTATACATGCAGATATTCATGCTTTAATTGTGTACTACACAATAAAATACAATTTGTAATATTATTTCAAATAAAATTATTACAACACTACCTCAATTAAAGCATAGCTAATTCATTTTTACTCAAAAAATAATCCATAATCTATAAAACAAGACAATAAGAAACACTGAAGGCATTTCTTTTTACCCATCACAGGTGAACATGTTATGTAAAATTTACAATACAATAAGTGTTTATTTTTCAAATAGTTACAATGCAATAGTAGCTGTTCAATTAAAACAAAATACATTTTTGGTTTATACTGAAAAAGCAAACGTTAACCTATATAATGCAAGTAGTATAATAAACAAATTATTCAATGAAACCTAAACTCTTAAATGGTAATGTAAAAATGCTAGCATCTCTCCCATTTCTGCTTGCATTCTGTTTCCTTTTGGCGAGTTAATTTTTATATTAAATGCTAAAGAATTATTTTAAGAATTGGAAATATTGTACTAGTAATGATAAATTTCTCTCTATTCTGATAAAGATTCGGATTACTGTGAAATGCTAAATTCTTCTAATTCTCGATACCACTTCCATCGTCTCATCACTATAGTAAGGTTCATCAATATGAcacttttgaggggggggggtgtcagaaaTGATAAGGAAAAGGTAATTTATACAACAGCAGGAAAGAATACTACAGTGCAACAATACAACCTTCCCTATGCAGTTCTCAAACAGCTTATTATTAAAAGAAATGAATCATCTATATTTtacatttgaaaaaaaaatactGTACCTAAAACCAAAATGTTTTATATTCCTAATAGTATACCTTATTttctatactgtatatacaaaaaCACTTAATGGGGTTTCTAGTATTCTGTAAAACACATGTATTCAAAAGTGAAACATAAGTTTAAATTAAATAACTTTGTAATTTAAAGTTACACAAATAACACAAGACAGCATGACTATGTATACTAGATTAGCAAAGTTACAGAACACTAAAAACATTTAAATCATGCACTTCCAGACCAAAATTTAGCATACAAGGATTGAGCACATTGAGAACAGCTTCTACTTCTGGTGTAACAGACGATGGTAGAGATCGATTATCCTCAGATCCGTTTCGTGTTCCTCTATCGCTGAAAGAAAAACAAATTGTTAACAAAATATATTACTGCAAGGCCAATTTTATGAACACAAACATACTTATCACCAGACTAACTGGTGTTAGTCACTGGACTAAAAACTTTATATTGGTCAACTAAAAAGGGATCCATGTTTCCCCAGTTACATACTCTACAAATTCTGAAAAATTAAAAATccagtattgaatgtaatgaaaagcttTTTTTCTGCTGGGTCTTTTTAGTGATTACCTGAACTACCCACTTGGAAACCATACCCTGCTTAAACAAATCATGTGCACCTACTGACACTAGGACCAGAATCTGGACCCGTCAATCCACAGTGGAGCCTGGGACTGCAAGATCCCCACAGTGCCAAAGGAAGCACCACCAGGAAGGTAGAGTGCACCAAAATAAGCCACTGTATACACCTCCATTGTAGGGTTTAGATTATGGTCCTGGTCTCTGGTAAACATACGCTTCATTGAAGCGTGGTTTTGACTATCCTGTAAAGACTATCTTGTATACAAGTTTACACAGTGcaattacctgaatttacctaagaGCAACCATCTCTACTGGCCTCAATGGGTAAAGGAAGCCGGTGGcctgtcaacagtcttccctatATACCCGAGGATCCTCTTTGAATTACTTACTTTATTTTAAATAGAACTCAATCTACCAGAGAACTGGAAGCACTATTTAATTAACCATTCACTTTCAGAATAAAGGAGCGAAGTTAAACACAAGAAGGCCATTAACAACATAGAAATATACACGAGTCCAAGTAAATAAATGTGAGCAACTAAAGAAAGCCTCTATACTCCGCCACACAGTGAAGACATCACACTACAAATCAATCTGCATTGCCTCTACACTATCATTACCACAAAGCGAGGGGTTATTACTTCTCCAGCGCCTTCTTGGCTCGTGCTTTCATGTTTTCCCAGCACCGTCTTAACTCCCGGCTGCTCCTGGGCTGAGTGGAGGGATGAGCTGAAAACTGGGCCGCTATCACTTCCCACACTTGTTCTTTCTCCCTGTTAGACGCTCCGTCTCTTTTCTTAGACTCCACGACATCTTTGTGTTGCTCTATCAACGCTGTCAAGACCGTCTTCTCTAAAGGTATAAACCATTTTCTTCGGCCCTCAGTTCCTTCACCATATTCCGCCATGTTGATGTAAACAACTCAAATTTGTTGCAGTTTTACCAATGGTTCAGGAATTTAGACCTTTTACAACCGAACTAAATAACCTTTGTCTTCAGTATTTTTTCAATATCAGTCTTTACAAACATTAAAATCAATAGTTGTATTCAAAACTATCTCAAGAGGGAGATGATTTGTGCTTTATTAGGGTAAAACAACAAAGACGaaaaatttcaaggttcaactttAACGTGGCAAAATCATTGAATTAAGTACAAGACACCTGATTGGTGTAAACTGACCTATGAGATACGCCGTTATAGCCCAGTTATGAGCAACGCACGCACGAACGCTACACTCCCTCAAGAGCCACTTGATTGTCTCTGGAGAAGTTAACGTCaaacacaaattaaaatatatatcttTATGCCATGTTTCTTTAGCTCTTATTTGCCAATCAATAACAAATTTGCCTTCATATTAGTAGGAAAATAATCGAGAGCCGTAGAGATGAGCAATTAATGTTTGATCCAGCGCCACATATTTGATTCCCAGTGCGTTCGGGAACAGGATTTACATATTGATATAAATATCACtaagacctatatatatatatatatatatatatatatatatatatatatatatatatatatatatatatatatatatatatatatatatatatatatatatatatatatatatatatatatatatatatatatatatatatatatatatatatatatatatatatatattatatatatatatattatatatatatatatatattatatatatatatatattatatatatatatatatattatatatatatatatatatattatatatatatatatatattatatatatatatattatatatatatatatatatatatatatatatatatatatatattatatatatatatatatattttatatatatattatatatatatattatatatatattatatattatatatatatatatatatatatatatatatatatatatatttatatatatatgacaatgtcagaccacggaggaaaaatgaaacaggaaaatattcctgtttcatttttcctccgtggtctgacattgtcacattcttaatcacgtgtttattttcgtgatatacacacatatatatatatatatatatatatatatatatatatatatatatatatatatatatatatatatatatatagagagagagagagagagagagagagagagatttttgaattaccaccaacagtgaaaagaaatgtacgaaagatcgagaaaattcgtgttagaattattaatcttactttttcggtcatatttaataatatatgtctacaggaaggactgctaccaaaatatactaatatatatatatatatatatatatatatatatatatatatatatatatatataatatacatatatataatatacatatatataatatatatatataatatatatatataatatatatatatataatatatatatatataatatatatataatatatatatatataatatatatatatatatatatatatatatatatatatatatatatatatattataggtatCGGTATATACAAGGTATCGATCATCTGAGACAAGGTATCACTCGTCTGAGACAAGTTATCGcttagctgagaaaaggtatcgcTCAGCTGAGACAAGGTATCGCTCAGCTGAGACAAGGTATCGCTCAGCTGAGACAAGGTATCGATCAGCTGAGACAAGGTATCGCTCAGCTGAGACAAGGTATCACTCAGCTGAGACAAGGTATCGCTCAGCTGAGACAAGGTATCGCTCAGCTGAGACAAGGTATCGCTCAGCTGAGACAAGGTATCGCTCAGCTGAGACAAGGTATCGCTCAGCTGAGACAAGGTATCGATCAGCTGAGACAAGGTATCGATCAGCTGAGACAAGGTATCGATCAACTGAGACAAGGTATCGCTCAGCTGAGACAAGGTATCGCTCAGCTGAGACAAGGTATCGCTCAGCTGAGACAAGGTATCGCTCAGCTGAGACAAGGTATTGCTCAGCTGCGGAATGACACAATTCATCCCACAATAACTAGTACTACCACTACTGCTGAGATACGGCTctactattactattattattagaccatcatcgttatggtgaataaatatttatatagtaTTTTTCTTTTTATTCCTGCGGTGTGTATTTTCAGGTCTCGTGTTTGTGGCACGGTTTCACCCTTCCCCCGTGTGTGTGGCTTCGCTGTCTAGCCATTGGCATAGCCTAGTCTCACATCTACTGGAACGCTTAACACCCGATACATTAAAGGTAACTTTTCATATCTGACACATTACGTCAGGACCTCTGAGTTATGTGTGCTACTTTTGTGGCATGTATGCTACCTTGTTGCTAATATTAAACATCGAGATCAGAATCTCTACAATTTTTTCCCGGGTTTCTGCGCCCCGCGGATCGATTAATGAGGTAGCAGAGTGAAATACGATATCTTTGCGCGCGTATACATAATGTAATGCAGATGCTATGACGGTCCAGAAAGTTGTTAAAATATTGGTACCAGAAATAagttgagttatgaggacaggttaTGAGTGCTTAACCTATCTACACGAGATCTGTCAGAGATGATGTGATCTCAGCGCTTATTAACATACTCAGGGGAATAAATTAAGTGGAGAGAGTATGGCCTTTTCCTGGCCATAAGgtggaatgcataaggcagtgatgtggtggaggctgactccatacacagtttcagatgtagatttaatagagcccagtaggctcaggaacgtgtgcaccagttgattgacagttgagaggcgggaccaaagagccgaagctcaaccccctcaagcacaactaggtgagtacatagggtTCAAGAGCTAACTGCTCGATACTTGCAGGCACAGatagtaaaaacacacacacacacaacctcttcatttattggtataaatgaagccCCAAGAGGGTATGAATAAGTAGTGTCTTTGTGAGAGTGTTGTGTGGCTTCCTCAACCCCCCTGTCTCTTTCTCAAGTCGGAGAACTCTCCTCGTGACGTCAAATATGGCGGGCTGGTACACTTCTGTTTGTATTGTATCCATTGCTATCCCACTGTCAGCGACAGGAAGCCTCTAAGGCATATCGAGGTCCCCCTTGACCTTGGTCAAAAATTtaccttcccaggatgcaacccacaacagaggaaattacaggcacatggaatcAATGGAAGAATACTAAAATGTATAAAACAATgattaaaacaaagaaaacaaagagtcatgctaaa
The DNA window shown above is from Procambarus clarkii isolate CNS0578487 chromosome 21, FALCON_Pclarkii_2.0, whole genome shotgun sequence and carries:
- the LOC123760637 gene encoding myb/SANT-like DNA-binding domain-containing protein 3, which encodes MAEYGEGTEGRRKWFIPLEKTVLTALIEQHKDVVESKKRDGASNREKEQVWEVIAAQFSAHPSTQPRSSRELRRCWENMKARAKKALENDRGTRNGSEDNRSLPSSVTPEVEAVLNVLNPYDDVKNVVVNPQDMVPDCLMPETSTNSAVRMDGFQTGQSSASDTSQNCEQTSYYEKPNSDLTPNIGPSRRTRKQKMDQLCDEDILLAQMQMQQAQLSIENLRLERKTLQEKYQQQREAHEWQRQQHEANLNLAMLQIKFWEKKTGYGDMET
- the LOC138367240 gene encoding uncharacterized protein, producing MNCVIPQLSNTLSQLSDTLSQLSDTLSQLSDTLSQLSDTLSQLIDTLSQLIDTLSQLIDTLSQLSDTLSQLSDTLSQLSDTLSQLSDTLSQLSDTLSQLSDTLSQLSDTLSQLIDTLSQLSDTLSQLSDTLSQLSDTFSQLSDNLSQTSDTLSQMIDTLDNQVALEGV